The following proteins are co-located in the Thermosipho affectus genome:
- a CDS encoding Mu transposase domain-containing protein, producing EKEYLSHLPRRHIVESYVDRSVKVKVQKDSLIYYKGNKYSVPIEYIGKTVNLKINENYLYVYYTTELIAVHEITDQKINYLSNHYMALMRKHIKDSSKLKEVCENNLNNLDKFLREGNV from the coding sequence AGAAAAAGAGTATTTATCCCACTTGCCAAGAAGACATATCGTTGAATCATATGTAGACCGCTCTGTTAAGGTTAAAGTCCAAAAAGATTCATTGATATACTACAAAGGGAATAAATACTCCGTTCCAATAGAATACATAGGAAAAACAGTTAATCTAAAAATTAATGAAAACTACCTGTACGTGTATTATACCACAGAGTTAATAGCAGTCCATGAAATAACAGACCAAAAAATTAATTATCTTAGTAATCACTATATGGCATTAATGAGAAAGCATATAAAAGACAGCAGTAAATTAAAAGAAGTATGTGAGAATAATTTAAATAATCTGGATAAATTCTTGCGGGAGGGAAATGTATGA